One segment of Clostridium ljungdahlii DSM 13528 DNA contains the following:
- a CDS encoding ABC transporter ATP-binding protein yields MIIKLENLVKIYDTGAVKLKALKEINLEIEKTEYVAIMGASGSGKSTLMNVLGCLDKLTDGKYYLDGVDISSLDDNSLADIRNKKIGFVFQAFNLLPKLTAIANVELPMMYAGVSKREREKKAKWALDRVGLSHRLHHKPNEMSGGQKQRVAIARALVNDPSIILADEPTGNLDSISSEEIMEIFQQLNDEGVTIVMVTHELDIAMHTKRTIVFKDGAIISDNPVERRTIVGGKK; encoded by the coding sequence GTGATAATTAAATTGGAGAATTTAGTTAAGATATATGATACTGGTGCTGTAAAACTTAAGGCTTTAAAGGAAATTAATTTAGAAATTGAAAAGACAGAATATGTAGCTATAATGGGGGCATCAGGATCAGGTAAGTCTACTCTTATGAATGTACTTGGTTGTTTAGATAAACTTACAGATGGAAAATATTATTTAGATGGTGTAGATATATCATCATTAGATGATAACAGTTTAGCTGATATAAGAAACAAGAAAATAGGTTTTGTATTTCAAGCATTTAACTTACTTCCCAAACTTACAGCTATAGCTAATGTGGAATTGCCCATGATGTATGCAGGAGTATCTAAAAGAGAGAGAGAGAAAAAAGCTAAATGGGCTCTAGATAGGGTTGGATTATCTCATAGACTTCATCATAAACCTAATGAAATGTCTGGTGGACAAAAACAGAGGGTAGCTATTGCAAGAGCTTTAGTAAATGATCCATCTATAATACTTGCAGATGAACCTACAGGAAACTTGGATAGTATTTCTAGTGAAGAAATAATGGAGATTTTTCAGCAATTAAATGATGAAGGAGTAACTATTGTTATGGTTACACATGAACTTGACATAGCCATGCATACAAAAAGAACCATAGTTTTTAAGGATGGAGCTATAATTTCAGATAATCCAGTAGAAAGAAGAACTATAGTTGGGGGGAAGAAGTAA
- a CDS encoding ABC transporter permease — protein MNVEESFQSALQSIKSNKLRSFLTMLGIIIGISSVITIVSMGAGAKQYITGQFQGMGSNVINLQLNQSSDSAIEKRDYFTMDDIDLIKEKIPEVTSVVPTLGGDGNLKLENKSKRVQIVASTEGYDKLSNIKMVNGRFLKEHDVDIRSTAAVIDEKTAAKLFHNTNDALGESIELSSDDQDIDLNIVGVCKDPNGNLGSMSDNAPGSIFIPITIADRILTNTDIGYMSVMLSDMSKAEEISSKMVKILENKHQNKNKYTAQTGFKELENLNKSLSVITGVLGAIAAISLLVGGIGVMNIMLVSVTERTREIGIRKAIGAKTRDIKVQFLMESIILCLIGGTIGTILGITIGKIAGSFLKMPVPVSFKIIFIAFSFSSAIGIFFGLYPASKAAKLDPIEALRYE, from the coding sequence ATGAATGTTGAAGAAAGCTTTCAATCTGCACTACAAAGTATAAAATCAAATAAATTAAGATCCTTTTTAACTATGCTGGGAATAATAATTGGAATATCCTCTGTAATTACTATAGTGTCTATGGGTGCTGGAGCAAAACAATATATTACAGGACAATTTCAGGGCATGGGTAGTAACGTAATCAATCTCCAGCTTAATCAGTCTTCAGATAGTGCTATAGAAAAAAGAGATTATTTTACTATGGATGATATAGACCTTATAAAGGAGAAAATACCTGAAGTTACATCAGTTGTTCCTACGCTCGGAGGAGATGGAAATTTGAAGCTTGAAAATAAATCCAAGCGTGTCCAAATTGTGGCATCAACAGAAGGTTACGATAAACTTTCAAATATAAAAATGGTTAATGGAAGGTTTTTAAAAGAACATGATGTAGATATAAGGTCAACTGCAGCAGTTATAGATGAAAAAACAGCTGCAAAATTATTTCACAATACAAATGATGCTCTTGGAGAAAGTATTGAATTAAGTTCAGATGACCAAGATATAGATTTAAATATAGTTGGAGTATGTAAAGATCCAAATGGTAATCTCGGGTCCATGTCAGATAATGCTCCCGGTTCAATATTTATACCTATAACTATTGCAGATAGAATACTTACAAATACCGATATTGGTTATATGTCAGTGATGTTGTCTGACATGAGTAAGGCTGAAGAAATAAGTTCCAAAATGGTAAAAATTCTTGAAAATAAACATCAAAACAAAAACAAGTACACAGCTCAAACTGGATTTAAAGAGCTTGAAAATCTAAATAAATCATTATCTGTTATAACAGGTGTATTGGGTGCTATTGCAGCTATATCACTTTTAGTTGGTGGTATAGGTGTTATGAATATAATGCTTGTATCTGTGACAGAGAGAACTAGAGAAATAGGCATAAGAAAAGCTATTGGAGCAAAAACTAGAGACATAAAAGTACAATTTTTAATGGAGTCTATAATACTGTGCCTTATAGGTGGAACTATTGGAACTATATTAGGTATAACAATAGGTAAAATTGCAGGATCTTTCTTAAAGATGCCCGTACCAGTGTCATTTAAAATAATATTTATAGCATTTTCATTTTCATCAGCAATAGGTATATTCTTTGGGCTGTACCCGGCAAGCAAGGCAGCAAAATTAGATCCTATTGAAGCTTTAAGATATGAATAA
- a CDS encoding sugar-binding transcriptional regulator, which translates to MDSEKQQLSIEAARLYYKSDYSQQQIASQLGISRPTVSRLLQYAKEKGFVKIDIVDPFDDLDNMSHQLKEKYRLRDVRVAFSPKDDYELIREYIGKEAAEYLSEILKNGDMLGVSWGTTMYEVAKNLEPKNLKGIEVIQLKGGISYSEVNTYAFETIELFAEAFHTIPRYLPLPVIFDNSTIKEMVEHDRNINSIIEMGANANIAIFTVGTVRDEALLFQLGYLNDSEKKKLKQEGVGDICSRFFDENGKICDEDINNRTIGISLENLKKKEKAILVAGGSHKVEAIKGALKGKNANILITDKYTARKLLK; encoded by the coding sequence ATGGACAGCGAAAAGCAGCAATTGAGTATTGAAGCAGCAAGGTTATATTATAAGTCAGATTATAGTCAACAGCAAATTGCATCCCAACTTGGAATATCAAGGCCTACTGTATCTAGGCTTTTGCAATATGCTAAAGAAAAGGGATTTGTAAAAATCGACATTGTAGATCCTTTTGATGATTTAGATAATATGTCACATCAATTAAAGGAAAAATATAGATTAAGAGATGTTCGCGTTGCTTTTTCGCCAAAGGATGATTATGAACTTATAAGAGAGTATATTGGCAAAGAGGCAGCAGAATATTTAAGTGAAATTTTAAAAAATGGTGATATGCTTGGAGTAAGTTGGGGAACTACTATGTATGAAGTTGCAAAGAATCTTGAGCCTAAAAATCTTAAGGGAATAGAAGTGATTCAGCTAAAAGGGGGTATTAGTTATTCAGAAGTAAATACATATGCTTTTGAAACTATTGAACTATTTGCAGAAGCATTTCATACGATACCAAGGTATTTGCCTTTGCCTGTGATTTTTGACAATTCAACTATAAAGGAAATGGTTGAGCATGATAGGAATATTAACAGTATTATAGAAATGGGAGCAAATGCCAATATAGCAATTTTTACAGTTGGTACTGTAAGGGATGAGGCATTACTATTTCAACTAGGATATCTAAATGATTCAGAGAAAAAGAAGTTAAAACAAGAAGGTGTAGGAGATATTTGTTCGAGATTCTTTGACGAAAACGGTAAGATTTGTGATGAAGACATAAATAATCGTACTATAGGGATATCACTAGAAAATTTAAAGAAAAAGGAAAAGGCAATCTTAGTTGCAGGGGGATCACATAAAGTTGAGGCAATTAAAGGAGCTTTAAAAGGAAAAAATGCTAATATATTGATTACAGATAAATATACTGCCAGAAAACTTTTAAAATAG
- a CDS encoding cytidine deaminase: MDYKNLVSKAFEGRKNAYAPYSNFKVGAAVLAEDGKVYTGCNIENASYGATNCAERTAIFKAISEGNRAIKAIAIVGVENDYTYPCGVCRQVIAEFASKDAEIILGKGESEYIVKTLDELLPGAFTKEDLNK; this comes from the coding sequence ATGGATTATAAAAATTTAGTTTCTAAGGCTTTTGAGGGAAGAAAAAATGCTTATGCTCCTTATTCCAACTTTAAAGTTGGAGCAGCTGTACTTGCCGAAGATGGAAAGGTTTATACAGGTTGTAATATAGAAAATGCTTCATATGGTGCAACAAATTGTGCAGAAAGAACTGCAATATTTAAAGCTATATCGGAAGGAAATAGAGCTATAAAAGCGATTGCCATTGTAGGAGTAGAAAACGATTATACATATCCTTGTGGAGTTTGCAGACAGGTTATAGCAGAGTTTGCTTCAAAGGATGCAGAGATAATACTTGGAAAAGGTGAAAGTGAATATATAGTTAAGACATTAGATGAATTATTACCAGGAGCCTTTACCAAAGAAGATTTAAATAAATAG
- the deoC gene encoding deoxyribose-phosphate aldolase, producing MNIAKMIDHTLLKPETTKSQIIKLTEEAKKYDFASVCVNPTWVKLASEKLHGSEVKVCTVIGFPLGANTTETKVFEAKDAIKNGAQEVDMVINIGELKDKNDVYIENDIKSVVEAAKGKALVKVIIETCLLTQEEKVRACKIAKKAGADFVKTSTGFSKYGAKVEDVKLMRETVGKDMGVKASGGIHTKQEALDMIEAGASRIGASAGITIVSE from the coding sequence ATGAATATTGCTAAAATGATTGACCATACATTGTTAAAACCGGAAACAACGAAAAGTCAGATAATTAAATTGACGGAAGAAGCAAAGAAGTATGACTTTGCTTCAGTTTGTGTAAATCCGACATGGGTTAAACTAGCAAGTGAGAAGTTACATGGTAGTGAAGTTAAGGTATGTACGGTTATTGGATTTCCTCTTGGGGCTAATACAACTGAAACAAAAGTGTTTGAAGCAAAAGATGCAATCAAAAATGGTGCGCAGGAAGTTGATATGGTCATTAATATTGGAGAATTAAAGGATAAAAATGATGTGTATATAGAAAATGATATAAAGTCTGTTGTAGAAGCTGCAAAAGGAAAGGCATTAGTAAAAGTTATTATAGAAACTTGCCTTTTAACACAAGAAGAGAAAGTTAGAGCTTGTAAGATAGCTAAAAAAGCAGGAGCAGATTTTGTAAAAACATCAACGGGGTTCTCAAAGTATGGAGCTAAAGTAGAAGATGTTAAACTCATGCGTGAAACAGTAGGAAAAGATATGGGAGTTAAGGCATCTGGTGGTATCCATACTAAACAAGAGGCTTTAGATATGATTGAAGCAGGAGCAAGTCGTATAGGTGCAAGTGCAGGTATTACTATTGTATCTGAATAA
- a CDS encoding NupC/NupG family nucleoside CNT transporter codes for MKFIIGIIGLAIVAGLALLGSNDRKSVKIKPIIIMVVLQFIFGFILLNTEIGNILVGGVANGFGALLKCASEGVNFVFGGMVNKGVTSVFFINVLMPIVFISALIGILQYCKILPFIIKYVGLALSKVNGMGQLESYNGIASAILGQSEVFISVKKQLGLLPKNRLYTLCASAMSTVSASVVGSYMLLIKPRYVVTALILNLFGGFIIASIINPYTVKPEDDILEVEEKEKQSFFEMLGEYIMDGFKVAITVGAMLIGFVSIIALINAIFKGICGISFQDILGYIFSPFAFFMGVPFNEAVKAGGIMAIKLVSNEFVAMTTLAQGNLGLSYRATAIVSVFLVSFANFSSIGIIAGAVKGLNEKQGNVAARFGLKLLYGATLVSVLTATIVGLIV; via the coding sequence ATGAAATTTATTATTGGAATTATTGGACTAGCCATTGTAGCTGGACTTGCACTACTTGGCAGCAATGATAGGAAAAGTGTAAAGATAAAGCCTATAATTATAATGGTTGTCTTACAATTTATTTTTGGATTTATTTTGTTAAATACTGAAATAGGTAATATTTTAGTAGGTGGAGTAGCAAATGGTTTTGGAGCACTTCTTAAATGTGCGTCAGAAGGTGTAAACTTTGTATTTGGTGGCATGGTAAATAAAGGAGTAACCTCAGTATTTTTTATAAATGTTCTTATGCCAATCGTGTTTATTTCAGCTTTAATTGGTATACTACAATATTGTAAGATACTACCTTTTATAATTAAGTATGTTGGATTAGCATTGAGTAAAGTAAACGGTATGGGCCAATTGGAATCTTATAATGGAATAGCATCAGCAATTCTTGGACAATCAGAGGTATTTATTTCAGTAAAGAAGCAGCTTGGTTTATTGCCTAAAAATCGTCTATATACTCTTTGTGCATCAGCTATGTCAACAGTATCGGCTTCTGTTGTTGGTTCTTATATGCTTCTTATAAAACCTAGGTATGTAGTAACAGCACTTATATTAAATTTATTTGGTGGATTCATTATAGCTTCAATTATAAATCCATATACTGTAAAACCGGAAGATGACATTTTAGAGGTTGAAGAGAAGGAAAAACAGTCATTCTTTGAAATGCTCGGTGAATACATCATGGATGGATTTAAAGTTGCTATTACAGTTGGAGCAATGTTAATTGGATTTGTCTCAATAATTGCATTAATTAATGCAATATTTAAAGGAATATGTGGTATTTCATTCCAGGATATTCTTGGATACATTTTCTCTCCATTTGCATTTTTTATGGGTGTACCATTTAATGAAGCAGTAAAAGCAGGGGGTATAATGGCAATAAAACTTGTATCAAATGAGTTTGTTGCAATGACTACACTTGCACAGGGAAATCTTGGCTTATCCTATAGAGCAACAGCTATAGTATCTGTATTTCTAGTTTCATTTGCAAATTTCTCATCAATTGGAATTATAGCAGGTGCAGTTAAAGGATTGAATGAAAAACAAGGCAATGTAGCTGCACGTTTTGGATTAAAATTATTATATGGAGCAACACTAGTAAGTGTACTTACAGCAACTATTGTTGGATTAATTGTATAA
- the deoB gene encoding phosphopentomutase, giving the protein MNEFKRIHVIVMDSVGIGEAPDSEKFGDVGVNTLAHIAEKKNGLNIPNMEAMGLSNIYEIKGVKRAAHPKAYFTKMQESSRGKDTMTGHWEMMGLYIDKPFRVFPNGFPDELIKKIEDFSGRKVIANKPASGTEIIKELGERQLKTGELIVYTSADSVLQIAAHEEVIPLDELYKICQYCRDITLDEPYKLGRIIARPYVGKTADTFKRTSNRHDYALKPFGETVMDYIKNAGLDSIAIGKIRDIFDGEGVTKAIRTKSNMDGMDKFISVLDEDFHGLSFTNLVDFDAVYGHRRNPIGYGDAIEAFDKRLTEVFEKLREDDLLIVTADHGNDPTYTGTDHTREFVPLLVYSKRFEEGKDLGIRRTFSDIGATIADNFKVKMPKYGESFLQKLI; this is encoded by the coding sequence ATGAATGAATTTAAGAGAATACATGTAATAGTTATGGACTCTGTTGGCATTGGCGAGGCACCAGATTCAGAAAAATTTGGTGATGTTGGCGTTAATACATTAGCGCACATTGCGGAAAAAAAGAACGGATTAAATATACCTAACATGGAAGCTATGGGATTATCTAATATATATGAAATCAAGGGAGTAAAAAGGGCTGCTCATCCAAAAGCTTATTTTACAAAAATGCAGGAATCTTCACGTGGAAAAGATACTATGACAGGGCATTGGGAAATGATGGGGCTGTATATTGATAAGCCATTTAGAGTTTTCCCTAATGGTTTTCCAGATGAATTAATTAAGAAGATTGAGGATTTCTCTGGAAGAAAAGTTATAGCAAATAAGCCAGCTAGTGGAACGGAAATTATAAAAGAACTTGGAGAAAGACAGCTTAAGACCGGAGAGCTTATAGTATATACATCTGCAGATTCTGTACTTCAAATTGCAGCACATGAAGAAGTTATACCACTGGATGAGTTATATAAAATATGTCAATATTGCCGTGATATAACACTAGATGAACCATATAAATTAGGAAGAATAATTGCTAGACCGTATGTTGGAAAAACAGCGGATACATTTAAGAGAACTTCAAATAGACATGATTATGCATTAAAACCTTTTGGTGAAACAGTAATGGATTATATAAAGAATGCAGGTTTGGATTCAATTGCTATTGGAAAAATTCGAGATATATTTGATGGTGAAGGAGTCACAAAAGCAATTAGAACTAAATCAAACATGGATGGTATGGATAAGTTTATTTCTGTACTTGATGAAGATTTTCATGGCCTCAGCTTTACTAATTTAGTTGATTTTGATGCAGTTTATGGACATAGACGTAATCCAATAGGATATGGAGATGCTATAGAAGCATTTGATAAAAGACTCACTGAAGTATTTGAAAAGTTAAGGGAAGATGATTTACTTATAGTTACAGCAGATCATGGTAATGATCCAACATATACTGGAACAGATCATACTCGGGAATTTGTACCTTTACTTGTTTATTCAAAGAGATTTGAAGAAGGTAAAGATCTAGGAATACGTAGAACTTTTTCAGATATAGGTGCAACAATTGCAGATAACTTTAAAGTTAAGATGCCTAAATATGGCGAAAGCTTTTTACAAAAATTAATATAA
- a CDS encoding pyrimidine-nucleoside phosphorylase, which yields MRMVDVIEKKREGGELTTEEIKFFIEGYTKGSIPDYQASALAMAIYFQDMTDRERADLTMAMVHSGETIDLSAIEGVKVDKHSTGGVGDTTTLVLAPMVASLGVPVAKMSGRGLGHTGGTIDKLESVKGFHVELTKEQFIDFVNNSKVAVMGQTGNLTPADKKLYALRDVTGTVNSIPLIASSIMSKKIAAGADAIVLDVKTGAGAFMKTEEDSEKLAHAMVKIGNNVGRKTMAIISDMSQPLGFAIGNALEVKEAIDTLKGEGPEDLTELVLTLGSQMVVLGKKAKTLEEAREKLLEAIKSGKALEKFKEFLKNQGGDPSVVDNPEKLPQAKYKIPVPAKEGGYVSNMVADQIGIAAMLLGAGRATKEDKIDLAVGIVLNKKVGDKVEKGESLMTIYSDREDVEDVKAKIYENITISAHAEKPVLIHKIITE from the coding sequence ATGAGAATGGTAGACGTAATTGAAAAGAAACGTGAAGGAGGAGAATTAACTACAGAAGAGATTAAATTTTTTATAGAAGGTTATACTAAAGGCTCAATTCCTGATTACCAGGCAAGTGCACTTGCAATGGCAATTTACTTTCAGGATATGACTGATCGTGAGAGAGCAGATCTTACTATGGCAATGGTTCATTCTGGAGAAACTATTGATCTTTCAGCAATTGAGGGTGTAAAAGTTGATAAACATTCAACAGGTGGAGTAGGAGATACAACAACACTTGTTCTTGCACCTATGGTTGCATCTCTAGGCGTACCTGTTGCAAAGATGTCAGGACGTGGACTTGGACATACAGGTGGAACTATTGATAAACTTGAATCAGTAAAAGGATTCCATGTTGAACTTACAAAAGAACAATTTATTGATTTTGTTAACAACAGTAAAGTTGCAGTTATGGGCCAAACTGGTAATTTAACTCCAGCAGATAAAAAGTTATATGCTCTTCGTGATGTAACTGGAACTGTAAATTCAATTCCACTAATTGCAAGTTCAATAATGAGCAAGAAGATTGCAGCAGGAGCAGATGCAATAGTACTTGATGTTAAAACTGGTGCAGGAGCTTTCATGAAGACGGAAGAAGATTCAGAAAAACTTGCACATGCTATGGTTAAAATAGGCAATAATGTAGGTAGAAAGACTATGGCAATAATTTCTGATATGTCTCAACCTTTGGGATTTGCAATTGGAAATGCTCTTGAAGTAAAAGAAGCTATTGATACATTAAAAGGAGAAGGACCAGAAGATTTAACAGAGCTTGTTTTAACTCTTGGAAGCCAGATGGTTGTACTTGGTAAAAAGGCAAAGACGTTAGAAGAAGCAAGAGAGAAATTACTCGAAGCAATAAAGAGTGGTAAAGCACTAGAAAAATTCAAGGAATTCCTTAAAAATCAAGGTGGAGATCCATCAGTTGTGGACAATCCTGAAAAATTACCTCAAGCAAAATATAAAATACCTGTTCCTGCAAAGGAAGGAGGATATGTTTCAAATATGGTAGCTGACCAAATTGGTATAGCAGCAATGCTTTTAGGTGCGGGAAGAGCTACAAAAGAAGATAAAATTGATTTAGCTGTAGGAATAGTTCTTAATAAAAAAGTTGGAGATAAGGTAGAAAAAGGTGAATCACTTATGACTATTTATTCAGACCGTGAAGATGTAGAAGATGTAAAAGCTAAGATTTACGAGAATATCACTATCAGTGCTCATGCAGAAAAACCAGTTCTGATCCACAAGATTATAACAGAATAA
- a CDS encoding SatD family protein has translation MKLYGVVTMDIVDSRNIPNREMLQQKLKKYFGVIHQKYYDSLVSQINFTLGDEWQLITSKPENCYDIIHDFQRLLWQDNVKFYSGIGIGELKTDIYEDTRRMDGSCFIMAREAINIAKQSSKKRTKYIYSKTNKVFFKSIMSYVSVQNHFLKTKGNIPFNEEVAVDVVDCNELISLDDIINVVIENNEILKSRLTRKQKIIYIEYMKHKSYRKIIEKNADKLNETIGGISQKLNSAEYFTIQRNHGMVKLLINLLTSI, from the coding sequence TTGAAGTTGTATGGTGTAGTAACAATGGATATTGTTGATTCTAGAAATATACCAAATCGTGAGATGTTGCAGCAAAAGTTAAAAAAGTATTTTGGCGTGATACATCAAAAGTACTATGATAGCTTAGTTTCTCAAATAAATTTTACCCTTGGGGACGAGTGGCAGCTTATTACAAGTAAGCCTGAAAACTGCTACGATATTATTCATGATTTTCAAAGATTGCTTTGGCAAGATAATGTAAAGTTTTATTCAGGAATTGGAATAGGTGAACTGAAAACAGATATTTATGAAGATACCCGCAGGATGGATGGCTCATGCTTTATAATGGCCCGGGAGGCTATAAATATAGCCAAACAATCGTCTAAAAAAAGGACAAAATATATTTATAGTAAAACGAATAAGGTTTTTTTTAAATCTATAATGAGTTACGTATCAGTACAAAATCATTTTCTTAAAACAAAAGGGAACATTCCATTTAATGAAGAAGTTGCAGTGGATGTAGTAGATTGTAATGAATTAATTTCTTTAGATGATATAATAAACGTTGTTATAGAAAATAATGAAATTCTAAAAAGTAGGCTGACACGGAAGCAAAAGATAATATATATTGAATATATGAAGCATAAATCTTATAGAAAAATAATAGAAAAAAATGCAGATAAATTAAATGAGACTATAGGAGGAATAAGTCAAAAGTTAAATAGTGCTGAATATTTTACTATTCAACGAAACCATGGAATGGTAAAGCTATTAATAAATTTATTGACTTCTATTTAA
- a CDS encoding SatD family protein, whose protein sequence is MNYLTMICDLRKSRKLVNREKVQYQLIDMLKETNEIFQSIIVVPFIITIGDEWEGLLNYDCNYMKILDFFHKELKSIDFYCGIGIGPVSIKNFQLTVNQLDGPSFYLARDALIDAKKQNLPIVVNAYS, encoded by the coding sequence TTGAACTATTTAACTATGATTTGTGATTTAAGGAAGTCAAGAAAGCTTGTAAATCGAGAAAAAGTTCAGTATCAGTTAATTGACATGTTAAAAGAAACTAATGAAATATTTCAATCAATAATAGTTGTTCCTTTTATTATTACTATAGGTGATGAATGGGAAGGGTTGTTAAATTACGATTGTAATTACATGAAAATCTTAGATTTTTTTCATAAGGAATTAAAATCAATTGACTTTTATTGTGGTATCGGCATAGGACCTGTTTCTATTAAGAATTTTCAATTAACTGTAAATCAATTAGATGGTCCATCATTTTACCTAGCTAGAGATGCTCTTATAGATGCCAAGAAGCAAAACCTGCCTATTGTAGTAAATGCATATTCATAA
- a CDS encoding DUF3307 domain-containing protein, whose translation MVFLQLAILSHCLADFIFQSNDIVQLRKSSNLKKCLKGNIIHAIIVFSILFTFLIVGYKFKTTLAYSLLIGLFHFTVDLIKNLLSLKIKSIHDRPICHQKTSFLYIILSPLFRWINSLIFIIDQILHVAVIAFIWGQTSIQSSENIINCVYLNRTSTIDILSYLIIYLYVCFGGRFFINVVISELYLQPYKNKAMNLQIISPLKKTSDSDYIGIFERFIIITLVINGAYQAIAFIFTAKSIARFRELEEKFFAQYYLVGTLFSTSLGILGGILLKYIINK comes from the coding sequence GTGGTCTTTTTACAATTAGCTATTTTATCCCATTGCTTAGCAGATTTTATATTTCAAAGTAATGATATTGTACAATTAAGAAAAAGTTCTAATTTAAAGAAGTGTTTAAAAGGTAATATCATCCATGCCATAATCGTATTTAGTATATTATTTACCTTTCTAATTGTTGGATATAAATTTAAAACAACATTAGCTTATTCACTTCTAATAGGGCTTTTTCATTTTACTGTTGACTTAATTAAAAATTTACTTTCTCTAAAGATAAAATCTATCCATGATAGACCTATTTGTCATCAAAAAACATCTTTCCTTTATATTATTTTAAGTCCCCTATTCCGATGGATTAATTCCTTAATTTTTATTATAGATCAAATCCTACATGTAGCAGTTATCGCTTTTATTTGGGGACAAACTAGCATACAGAGTAGCGAAAACATTATCAACTGTGTCTACCTCAATAGAACTTCTACTATAGATATTCTAAGTTATTTAATTATATACCTGTATGTATGTTTTGGTGGAAGATTCTTTATAAATGTTGTTATATCTGAACTTTATCTTCAACCATATAAAAACAAAGCAATGAATCTTCAAATCATATCCCCCTTAAAAAAGACCTCCGACAGTGACTATATAGGAATATTTGAAAGATTTATTATAATCACTTTAGTTATCAATGGAGCATATCAGGCAATAGCATTTATATTCACAGCAAAGTCAATAGCAAGGTTCCGTGAATTAGAAGAAAAATTTTTTGCTCAATATTACCTAGTAGGTACTCTATTTAGTACGTCTCTTGGCATCTTAGGTGGAATTTTACTGAAATATATAATCAATAAATAG
- a CDS encoding EamA family transporter: protein MFMYVFSVVLIIAANIFYNICQKATPQKANPFIALFATYAIASIVTLILFHFSKTDKGFLGSIKDLNWTSIVLAFCIVGLEFGYIMAYRSGWSISVCPLVANSILAVLLIPIGIFIFKENFELNKLFGIIFCIIGLVLINRN from the coding sequence ATGTTTATGTATGTATTTTCAGTTGTACTTATAATTGCAGCAAATATCTTTTATAACATATGTCAAAAAGCAACACCACAAAAAGCAAACCCATTTATAGCGTTGTTTGCCACCTATGCAATAGCATCAATAGTAACTTTAATTTTATTTCACTTTTCTAAAACAGATAAAGGATTTTTGGGATCAATTAAAGATTTAAATTGGACTAGCATAGTCCTCGCTTTTTGTATAGTAGGACTTGAATTTGGATATATCATGGCCTACAGATCTGGCTGGAGCATAAGTGTATGCCCTCTAGTAGCAAACAGCATTCTTGCAGTTCTGCTCATTCCCATTGGGATATTCATTTTTAAAGAGAATTTTGAATTAAATAAGCTATTTGGAATAATATTCTGTATTATAGGTTTAGTACTGATAAACAGAAATTAA
- a CDS encoding QueT transporter family protein: protein MSRTNKLVKIAIVAAIYIVSTIALGQLSYWGPIGLRVSEMLNFLAFIDPFYIISLTVGCAVANFYSFSIVDVFVGSFATLLATYAMWKTKNMLVSVIWPVLGSAIIAEELHVLYKVPFFYTFFTQALGELIVMVLGYFVFKKIFKNTAFLDRMKIKFPNKKIDNIKFN from the coding sequence ATGAGTAGAACTAATAAATTAGTAAAAATAGCTATAGTAGCTGCAATATACATAGTTTCAACTATTGCACTAGGGCAGCTTTCTTATTGGGGTCCAATAGGACTTAGAGTTAGTGAAATGCTTAATTTCCTTGCTTTTATAGATCCATTTTATATAATTTCACTGACTGTAGGATGTGCCGTTGCAAATTTTTATAGCTTTAGTATAGTGGATGTGTTTGTTGGAAGCTTTGCTACTCTTTTGGCAACTTATGCAATGTGGAAAACGAAAAATATGCTTGTTTCAGTTATATGGCCTGTTTTAGGAAGTGCAATTATAGCAGAGGAACTTCATGTACTTTATAAAGTACCTTTTTTCTACACATTTTTTACTCAGGCATTAGGAGAACTTATAGTAATGGTTTTGGGGTATTTTGTATTTAAAAAGATTTTCAAAAATACTGCATTTTTAGATAGGATGAAGATAAAATTTCCTAATAAGAAAATAGATAATATAAAATTTAATTAG